The Streptomyces bacillaris sequence AGCCCCTGGTCCCGTACGGCGGCGCAGGCGCCCAGCGCGACGGTGTCGTTGGCGGCGACGACGGCGGTGATGCCGGGCTCCCGGCGCAGTATGTCGAGGGTGGCCTCGTAGCCGGAGCGCCGGTCGTAGGGGCCGTGCACGGTGAGCCGCTCGCCGTCCCCGCCCTCCCCGTCCAGCCCAGCGTCCCGCAGCGCCTCGCGGTGGCCCTCCAACCGGTGCCGGGTGGTGGTGCGTTCGGGGGGCCCGGCGACGTAACCGATCCTGCGGTGGCCCAGCGAGATCAGGTGCTCGGTCAGCCGCCGCCCGCCGCCCCGGTTGTCGAAGGCGAGGGCGGCGACGAGCGCGTCCCCCTCGGGGAGCGGGGGACGCCCGCAGAAGACGATCCGGGTGCCCGCGTCCGCCAGCTTGGCCAGCTTCGCGGCCATGGCGGCCTGGTGGTCGGGGTCCTCGATCGCGCCGCCGGTGAGGACGACGGCGGCGGCCCGCTGGCGCTGGAGGAGGGTGAGATAGGTCAGCTCGCGCTCGGGGGAGCCGCCGGTGTTGCAGATGACGGCCAGCTTCTCGCCGCCCGCCCGCCCGGAGCCGTCCCCGGGCCCGCCGATCTGGGTCTGCGCGGCCCCGGCCATGATCCCGAAGAAGGGGTCCGCGATGTCGTTGACCAGGATGCCGACGAGGTCGGAGGTGGCGGCGGCCAGCGAGCTGGCGGGCCCGTTGAGCACGTAGTCGAGGTCGTCGACCGCGCGCAGGACCCGCTCCCGGGTCGAGGCGGCGACCGGGTAGTTGCCGTTCAGCACACGGGAGACGGTGGCCGGGGACACCCGGGCGCGGGCCGCCACGTCCGCCAGGGTGACTGTCATCGCTTTCCTCCGTGAGGTCACGTGCGGCGCCCCTCTTGTCCGGCCGCTGTCCGCAGGCTAGCGTCATCTCGTATAGAAAGCGCTTGCTACGGCTGTATGGAGGGAACTTCGTGACACGCAGGACAGTGCGCATCGCCATGAACGGCGTCACGGGTCGCATGGGATACCGGCAGCATCTGGTGCGTTCGATCCTCGCGATCCGCGAGCAGGGCGGCCTGGACCTCGGCGGCGGAGAGGTCCTCTGGCCGGAGCCCGTCCTCGTCGGCCGCCGCGCCCACGCC is a genomic window containing:
- a CDS encoding LacI family DNA-binding transcriptional regulator, which encodes MTVTLADVAARARVSPATVSRVLNGNYPVAASTRERVLRAVDDLDYVLNGPASSLAAATSDLVGILVNDIADPFFGIMAGAAQTQIGGPGDGSGRAGGEKLAVICNTGGSPERELTYLTLLQRQRAAAVVLTGGAIEDPDHQAAMAAKLAKLADAGTRIVFCGRPPLPEGDALVAALAFDNRGGGRRLTEHLISLGHRRIGYVAGPPERTTTRHRLEGHREALRDAGLDGEGGDGERLTVHGPYDRRSGYEATLDILRREPGITAVVAANDTVALGACAAVRDQGLRIPQDISVAGFDDLPFSVDAVPALTTVRLPLFEAGARAGRLAMGKENPPPGGIATIAAELMIRGSTAPPRVG